Proteins from a genomic interval of Lysobacter stagni:
- a CDS encoding alpha/beta hydrolase, protein MQTSDLPPPLRLAECMWRPLATVGVLLGTLFFAASLTPSLIPRTPMMQGVLAGTCMAAGYALGVMLCWAWRYLELPLAREDLRRRARRIIHGLCLLLALCALWRAPHWQNMVRGVFHMPMVGHGVSLQVGVIALVVFVALLAFSRFLRAMARRLSRLLARVFPRRVANALGVLGVVLLVVALTNQVVLRIAMHLIDSSFRQADALIPPDTAPPTEWDRSGGPDSLIAWDNLGRMGRRYVASTPTAEAVATMAGAPSQAPLRVYAGLPSAPSAEERAQLALAELKRVGGFSRAALIVITPTGTGWVDPAAIEPVEYLYRGDIASVAMQYSYLSSPLSLIIEPEYGRETSQALFRAVYGYWRTLPRDKRPRLYLHGLSLGAMNSERSLDLFDVLGDPPHGALWSGPPFAASHWRAITLARNAGTPAWLPQFRDGAFVRFMNQHGSPVPADAPWGVMRIMYLQYASDAVTFFDYRDAFRSPIWLYPTRGPDVAPQMRWYPVVSMAQLALDMILANEAPMGYGHVYAPSHYVDAWLQVTGVEGWSPQDLSRLKRTLDERRAAELSGDENEGGG, encoded by the coding sequence ATGCAAACGTCCGACCTGCCGCCGCCGCTGCGCCTGGCCGAATGCATGTGGCGGCCGCTTGCGACCGTGGGCGTGTTGCTGGGCACGCTGTTCTTCGCGGCCTCGCTGACGCCCAGCCTCATTCCACGCACGCCGATGATGCAGGGCGTGCTGGCCGGAACCTGCATGGCGGCCGGGTACGCACTGGGCGTGATGCTCTGCTGGGCCTGGCGATACCTGGAGCTGCCGTTGGCGCGCGAGGACCTGCGCAGGCGCGCGCGCAGGATCATCCACGGCCTCTGCCTGCTGCTGGCCCTCTGCGCGCTGTGGCGCGCGCCGCACTGGCAGAACATGGTCCGCGGCGTGTTCCACATGCCGATGGTCGGCCATGGGGTTTCGCTGCAGGTGGGTGTGATCGCGCTGGTGGTGTTCGTAGCCCTCCTGGCGTTCTCACGTTTTCTGCGGGCGATGGCAAGGCGCCTTTCGCGCCTGCTGGCGCGGGTGTTTCCGCGTCGCGTCGCGAACGCGCTAGGTGTACTGGGTGTGGTGCTGCTGGTCGTCGCGCTGACCAATCAGGTGGTGCTTCGCATCGCCATGCACCTCATCGATTCCTCGTTCCGCCAGGCCGACGCGTTGATACCGCCCGACACCGCGCCACCAACGGAATGGGACCGCAGTGGCGGACCGGATTCGCTCATCGCATGGGACAACCTTGGGCGCATGGGGCGGCGGTACGTCGCGTCCACGCCGACGGCCGAGGCCGTCGCCACGATGGCCGGTGCGCCTTCCCAGGCGCCATTGCGCGTGTACGCCGGACTGCCTTCGGCGCCCTCGGCAGAGGAGCGCGCGCAGCTGGCGCTGGCGGAACTCAAGCGCGTGGGCGGATTCTCGCGCGCGGCGCTGATCGTCATCACGCCGACCGGAACCGGATGGGTCGACCCGGCCGCGATCGAACCGGTCGAATACCTCTACCGCGGCGACATCGCCAGCGTCGCGATGCAGTACTCCTATCTGTCCAGCCCGCTGTCGCTGATCATCGAGCCCGAGTACGGCAGGGAAACCTCGCAGGCGCTGTTCCGGGCGGTCTACGGTTACTGGCGGACACTGCCCAGGGACAAGCGGCCGCGTCTGTACCTGCACGGCCTCAGCCTGGGCGCGATGAATTCGGAGCGCTCGCTCGATCTGTTCGACGTTCTCGGCGATCCGCCACACGGCGCGCTCTGGAGCGGGCCACCGTTCGCGGCGAGCCACTGGCGTGCGATCACGCTGGCGCGCAATGCCGGTACGCCGGCGTGGCTTCCGCAGTTCCGCGATGGCGCGTTCGTGCGCTTCATGAACCAGCACGGCTCACCCGTTCCGGCCGACGCCCCGTGGGGCGTGATGCGCATCATGTACCTGCAGTACGCGAGCGACGCGGTGACGTTCTTCGACTACCGCGATGCCTTCCGCTCGCCGATATGGCTGTATCCCACGCGCGGACCGGATGTCGCGCCGCAGATGCGCTGGTACCCGGTGGTGTCGATGGCGCAGCTGGCGCTGGACATGATCCTGGCCAACGAGGCGCCGATGGGCTACGGGCACGTGTACGCGCCCTCGCATTACGTCGACGCGTGGCTGCAGGTCACGGGCGTGGAGGGGTGGTCGCCGCAGGACCTGTCGCGGCTCAAACGCACGCTCGACGAACGCCGCGCCGCGGAACTGTCCGGCGACGAGAACGAAGGCGGCGGTTGA
- a CDS encoding DUF6491 family protein has protein sequence MRNALSWLVLAAALAACATGPTLTPQERLALYREHAGAPVLSFRLDHIGGMHNWTALGDQSLVIWTSSNRGHLLELRSRCPGMMMSPRLSITNTMGQVTARMDRVVPRTAAGPTGSSCRIESIRPIDGRALRDAKRELREANYIELNAAPPEAPDTPSD, from the coding sequence ATGCGCAACGCTCTGTCCTGGCTGGTGCTCGCCGCCGCGCTGGCGGCGTGCGCGACCGGCCCTACCCTCACCCCGCAGGAACGGCTGGCGCTGTACCGCGAGCACGCCGGCGCGCCGGTCCTGTCGTTCCGTCTGGACCATATCGGCGGCATGCACAACTGGACGGCGCTGGGCGACCAGTCGCTGGTGATCTGGACCAGTTCCAATCGCGGCCATCTGCTGGAACTGCGCTCGCGCTGCCCCGGCATGATGATGTCGCCGCGCCTGTCGATCACCAACACGATGGGACAGGTGACCGCCCGCATGGACCGGGTGGTGCCACGTACCGCAGCCGGGCCCACCGGCAGCTCGTGCCGTATCGAATCCATCCGCCCCATCGATGGACGTGCGCTGCGTGACGCAAAACGCGAGCTGCGCGAAGCCAACTACATCGAACTCAACGCCGCACCGCCGGAAGCACCGGACACGCCGTCGGATTGA
- a CDS encoding glycine zipper 2TM domain-containing protein has product MNSKAAALIVVGVLTAAGCATHSTPSTFNRSEVGTARTVEWGTIRGLRDVTIQNDSRGVATATGAVLGGIAGSTIGGSSRANAAGAVAGAAAGGAAGNTMARGSRAGVEITVELESGRTIAVTQDGTSRDFRVGDRVHVSSDGTTTRVTR; this is encoded by the coding sequence ATGAACAGCAAGGCAGCCGCGTTGATCGTCGTTGGGGTTCTCACCGCAGCCGGGTGCGCCACGCACTCCACGCCCAGTACGTTCAACCGGTCGGAAGTAGGCACGGCACGCACCGTGGAATGGGGCACCATCCGCGGGCTGCGAGACGTCACCATCCAGAACGATTCGCGCGGCGTGGCCACCGCCACGGGCGCGGTGCTCGGCGGTATCGCAGGCAGCACCATCGGCGGCAGCAGCCGTGCGAATGCAGCCGGTGCGGTCGCGGGCGCGGCCGCGGGCGGCGCGGCAGGCAACACGATGGCGCGCGGCAGCCGTGCGGGTGTCGAGATCACGGTCGAACTGGAATCCGGCCGAACCATCGCGGTCACGCAGGATGGCACCAGTCGCGACTTCCGCGTCGGCGACCGTGTGCATGTGTCCTCCGACGGCACCACGACGCGCGTGACGCGCTGA
- a CDS encoding MipA/OmpV family protein: protein MTDPAIPLALASSRSRSGWRRWGLTVAIGALLVPRAHAQDSLMGTVLDEPGSAGLGFMIRAESSPYVDGDTRDDFLPLYLYEGERFFLRANEAGVRVWNNETMGVEGFVERRLEGYPEDEEPSSLDGMQVRNTGADLGARFYLEHGASRWALAVRHDIASLSHGTEARAAYAYTVESDRWRLQPIAMVSWRSGDLNDYYYGVASFEERPDRPAYDAGAGWNATLALYGKYRILKHWNLVGGAYVTKLSSEIRNSPVVDDDLQWGVMAGAAYDFGDGQVRWDEDSAPTYVKVFYGRDSESGCHLVRIMTLQCVGLNDEDPTDIVGVHVGRPFVSRLNGWPLDLIGYVGLLHHDEKGLQPDGWQIDAYMKGFYYGFPWSHRVNTRLGFGIGLSYAERVPYTEVTAQAERERNTSKLLNYLEPSIDVSVGDIFGSERWHDVYFGFAVSHRSGIFASSQLLGTVDGGSNYIYAYVEAAF, encoded by the coding sequence GTGACGGATCCCGCGATTCCCCTTGCACTGGCATCCTCGCGCAGTCGCAGCGGCTGGCGCCGCTGGGGGCTGACGGTCGCGATTGGTGCGCTGCTGGTTCCCCGTGCGCACGCTCAGGATTCGTTGATGGGCACCGTGCTGGACGAACCCGGCAGCGCGGGGCTTGGCTTCATGATCCGCGCCGAGTCCTCGCCGTACGTGGACGGCGACACGCGCGACGACTTCCTGCCGCTGTACCTCTACGAGGGCGAACGCTTCTTCCTGCGCGCCAACGAAGCCGGCGTGCGGGTATGGAACAACGAGACGATGGGCGTGGAAGGCTTCGTGGAACGCCGCCTGGAAGGGTATCCGGAAGACGAGGAGCCCTCGTCGCTGGATGGCATGCAGGTGCGCAATACCGGGGCGGACCTGGGCGCACGTTTCTACCTCGAACACGGCGCCTCACGCTGGGCGCTGGCCGTGCGGCACGACATCGCCAGTCTCTCGCACGGCACCGAAGCGCGGGCCGCCTACGCCTACACGGTGGAATCGGACCGGTGGCGCCTGCAACCGATCGCGATGGTGTCCTGGCGCAGCGGCGACCTCAACGACTACTACTACGGCGTCGCATCGTTCGAGGAGCGGCCCGATCGGCCCGCCTACGACGCGGGCGCGGGGTGGAACGCGACGCTCGCACTGTACGGAAAGTACCGGATCCTGAAGCACTGGAACCTGGTGGGCGGCGCGTACGTGACGAAGTTGTCCTCGGAAATCCGCAACAGCCCCGTGGTGGACGACGACCTGCAGTGGGGCGTGATGGCAGGCGCCGCCTATGACTTCGGCGACGGCCAGGTGCGCTGGGACGAGGACTCGGCACCCACCTACGTCAAGGTCTTCTACGGGCGCGACAGCGAAAGCGGCTGCCATCTGGTTCGTATCATGACGCTGCAGTGCGTGGGCCTGAACGACGAGGATCCGACCGACATCGTCGGCGTGCATGTGGGACGCCCCTTCGTTTCGCGCCTCAACGGCTGGCCACTGGACCTGATCGGGTACGTCGGATTGCTTCACCACGACGAGAAGGGCCTGCAGCCGGACGGCTGGCAGATCGATGCGTACATGAAGGGGTTCTATTACGGATTCCCCTGGAGCCATCGTGTCAACACGCGACTTGGATTCGGCATCGGCCTGTCGTACGCCGAGCGCGTTCCGTACACCGAGGTCACCGCGCAAGCCGAGCGCGAGCGCAACACGTCCAAGCTGCTCAACTACCTGGAGCCGAGCATCGACGTGAGCGTGGGCGACATCTTCGGCAGCGAGCGATGGCACGACGTGTACTTCGGCTTCGCCGTGTCGCACCGGTCCGGCATCTTCGCAAGCTCGCAGCTGCTGGGCACGGTGGACGGCGGTTCCAACTACATCTACGCGTATGTCGAAGCCGCGTTCTGA
- a CDS encoding AI-2E family transporter: protein MTMRRARTPLVPLLGACGVFVVLAALYLGRSLFAPVFIAVFIVAVVWPLQREAERRMPRVLAMVVTVMATAAVVVVMASLVMWGLNRAAQWAIANAAGFHAHYQRIETWLEGHGLYLASEFIHNFDPRWLFAMVQRLGVGLQQIASFLVIALVFVVLGLLEVESMRQKLVRAGRPDVIGACRETASKFQRYMLIRTVMSAATGLAVWALAYALGLDLAMEWGTIAFALNFIPFLGPLFATVLPTLFALVQFGNGMVPLAIFAGLNLVQFLLGSYLEPRIAGQRLSISPFLVLFAVFLWSMLWGIAGAFIGVPILIALKTFAEHHPATRAWTPLLAGETTAERAPTD from the coding sequence ATGACGATGCGACGCGCCCGGACGCCGCTCGTACCGCTGCTGGGCGCCTGCGGCGTGTTCGTGGTTCTCGCGGCCTTGTACCTGGGGCGATCGCTGTTCGCGCCGGTGTTCATCGCGGTCTTCATTGTCGCCGTGGTGTGGCCGCTGCAGCGCGAAGCGGAACGGCGCATGCCGCGCGTTCTGGCGATGGTGGTCACGGTGATGGCCACCGCCGCCGTCGTGGTGGTCATGGCCAGTCTGGTGATGTGGGGGCTCAACCGCGCGGCACAGTGGGCCATCGCCAATGCCGCCGGTTTCCACGCCCACTACCAGCGCATCGAAACCTGGCTGGAAGGACACGGCCTGTACCTGGCCAGCGAGTTCATCCACAACTTCGACCCGCGCTGGCTGTTCGCGATGGTGCAACGCCTGGGCGTGGGCCTGCAGCAGATCGCCAGCTTCCTGGTGATAGCGCTGGTGTTCGTGGTGCTGGGCCTGCTGGAAGTGGAATCCATGCGCCAGAAGCTGGTGCGCGCGGGGCGGCCCGACGTCATCGGCGCGTGCCGCGAGACCGCGTCGAAGTTCCAGCGCTACATGCTCATCCGCACGGTAATGAGCGCGGCGACGGGGTTGGCGGTGTGGGCACTGGCGTACGCGTTGGGACTGGATCTTGCGATGGAGTGGGGCACGATCGCCTTCGCGCTGAACTTCATTCCGTTCCTCGGCCCGTTGTTCGCGACCGTGCTGCCGACGTTGTTCGCACTCGTGCAGTTCGGCAATGGGATGGTTCCATTGGCGATCTTCGCCGGGCTCAATCTGGTGCAGTTCCTGTTGGGGAGCTATCTGGAACCGCGCATCGCCGGCCAGCGGCTGTCCATCTCGCCGTTCCTGGTGCTGTTCGCGGTGTTCCTGTGGAGCATGCTCTGGGGCATCGCCGGCGCGTTCATCGGCGTGCCCATCCTGATCGCGCTGAAAACCTTCGCCGAGCATCACCCCGCCACACGCGCATGGACGCCACTGCTGGCCGGCGAAACCACGGCCGAGCGCGCCCCGACCGATTGA
- a CDS encoding DUF6491 family protein produces MRAKATDAAFRLMAVAVVAALCACVHAPGDPRERLARYRGIAEPPVASFPYARNLRWEALGDQALAIWPSRGAGYLLEMASPCPGLDDARAIQISQADGRVRSRVDSVRVLSMAGSRPLQRPACPILLISPIPASAAVQTGTLHPVEP; encoded by the coding sequence ATGCGCGCAAAGGCAACTGACGCAGCGTTCCGCCTGATGGCAGTGGCGGTCGTGGCCGCGCTGTGCGCCTGTGTGCATGCGCCGGGCGACCCGCGCGAGCGTCTGGCGCGCTACCGCGGTATCGCCGAGCCGCCCGTGGCCAGCTTTCCCTACGCGCGCAACCTGCGTTGGGAGGCGCTGGGCGACCAGGCGCTGGCGATCTGGCCCTCGCGCGGTGCCGGCTATCTGTTGGAGATGGCGTCACCCTGCCCGGGCCTGGACGACGCGCGCGCCATCCAGATCAGCCAGGCGGATGGCCGCGTGCGTTCGCGCGTGGACAGTGTGCGCGTACTCTCCATGGCAGGATCGCGACCGCTGCAGCGCCCGGCCTGCCCCATCCTGCTGATCAGCCCCATCCCTGCGTCGGCGGCAGTGCAGACAGGAACGCTGCACCCGGTTGAGCCATGA
- a CDS encoding MarC family protein: protein MTYADSHLLSFLKDLALIPMTLLPIINPLSSAPVFVAAIRRNPQSATRLARQIAINSWFVIVTSMLIGTYVLQIFGISLPTVRLAGGLLVAAAAWRMLGSNDEDEMRNAAADEARALTNQQIVSRSFFPMTFPLTTGPGTIAAAIALGTEFPMTSPALYLAGAAVSAGGATLVAIVLYYIFKNAAAVLGKLGPVGTMVMVRLMSFILLCIGIQIMWNGWAELNGIKG, encoded by the coding sequence ATGACGTACGCGGATTCGCACCTGCTGTCCTTCCTCAAGGACCTCGCGCTGATCCCGATGACCCTGTTGCCGATCATCAATCCGCTCAGCTCGGCCCCCGTCTTCGTGGCCGCGATCCGGCGCAACCCGCAGTCGGCGACGCGCCTGGCCCGGCAGATCGCCATCAACAGCTGGTTCGTCATCGTCACTTCGATGCTGATCGGCACATATGTCCTGCAGATCTTCGGAATCTCGCTGCCCACCGTGCGCCTGGCCGGTGGTCTGTTGGTCGCCGCGGCCGCCTGGCGCATGCTCGGATCGAACGACGAAGACGAGATGCGCAACGCCGCGGCCGACGAAGCGCGTGCACTGACGAACCAGCAGATCGTCAGCCGCAGCTTCTTCCCGATGACGTTTCCGCTGACGACGGGCCCGGGCACCATCGCCGCGGCCATCGCACTGGGCACCGAGTTCCCGATGACCTCGCCAGCGCTCTACCTGGCCGGCGCCGCCGTGTCGGCGGGTGGCGCCACGCTGGTCGCCATCGTCCTGTACTACATCTTCAAGAACGCCGCTGCGGTGCTGGGGAAGCTTGGACCCGTCGGCACGATGGTGATGGTTCGGCTGATGTCGTTCATCCTGTTGTGCATCGGCATCCAGATCATGTGGAACGGCTGGGCCGAGCTCAACGGCATCAAGGGATGA
- a CDS encoding tetratricopeptide repeat protein, giving the protein MRTFPCLAFLFIVCAASAQDATFNGARSLVDQHQYAQALEVLAPMEAAHSGDAQFHYLIGRAALGAGDAEKARAALARSLELNPDSPDAHLALGRAYYALDQYALARDQFEIALRFDGLPPDLLSQVQIYDEAARQSLEEGRSTTAFGYAELGVGVYRVNSTRSTAIFGDGGSDAFYNLRASGGFNHSFENGYAIDGTLDYRHRIYDDSDTRDDRDLRWSIAGSNSFGDNNLALGLRGRVSYRGNGDYRNDVSGFTSYTRNLNTDNQLTLGLDVRRRRYPEGPLRDRSRTTATASVGWSTSLAGGAGSFSLTAHGGRNYATSRPDGESNVFGATASFDYTFNDSLDGFLFVWWERDSFNTDAVHFHPDALDQAVVLRREDNLYEGGAGLIWTFAPKWSLRPELLYIRDQSNSVTFNYSSTEAWINVRRAF; this is encoded by the coding sequence GTGCGTACATTCCCCTGTCTGGCGTTTCTGTTCATCGTGTGCGCAGCCAGTGCACAGGACGCGACCTTCAATGGCGCACGGTCGCTGGTGGATCAGCACCAGTACGCGCAGGCGCTCGAAGTGCTGGCTCCGATGGAGGCGGCGCATTCGGGCGACGCGCAGTTCCATTACCTGATCGGTCGTGCCGCGCTGGGCGCAGGCGACGCCGAGAAGGCGCGCGCGGCGCTTGCCCGCAGCCTTGAGCTGAATCCCGACTCGCCCGATGCCCATCTCGCGTTGGGTCGCGCCTACTACGCACTGGACCAGTACGCGCTGGCGCGGGACCAGTTCGAGATCGCGCTGCGATTCGATGGACTTCCGCCCGACCTGTTGTCGCAGGTGCAGATCTACGACGAGGCGGCCCGCCAGTCGCTGGAGGAAGGTCGAAGCACGACGGCGTTCGGCTATGCCGAGCTGGGGGTTGGCGTGTATCGCGTCAATTCGACGCGTTCGACGGCGATTTTCGGCGATGGGGGAAGTGATGCTTTCTACAACCTGCGCGCGAGCGGCGGATTCAACCACTCGTTCGAGAACGGCTACGCCATCGATGGGACGCTCGATTACCGCCACCGCATCTACGACGACAGCGACACGCGCGACGATCGCGACCTTCGCTGGAGCATCGCAGGCAGCAACAGCTTCGGCGACAACAATCTGGCGCTGGGTCTGCGGGGGCGCGTGAGCTATCGCGGCAATGGCGACTACCGCAACGATGTGAGCGGCTTCACCAGCTACACGCGCAACCTCAACACCGACAACCAGCTGACGCTCGGACTCGACGTGCGCCGGCGCAGGTACCCGGAGGGGCCGCTGCGCGACCGCAGCCGCACCACCGCGACCGCCTCGGTGGGCTGGTCCACTTCGCTCGCCGGTGGTGCCGGCAGCTTCTCCCTGACCGCGCACGGCGGCCGCAACTACGCCACCAGCCGGCCGGACGGCGAGTCCAACGTCTTCGGTGCGACGGCCAGCTTCGATTACACCTTCAACGATTCGCTGGACGGCTTCCTCTTCGTCTGGTGGGAGCGCGACTCGTTCAACACCGACGCCGTCCACTTCCATCCCGACGCACTCGACCAGGCCGTGGTTCTGCGGCGCGAGGACAACCTCTACGAAGGTGGCGCGGGACTGATATGGACCTTCGCACCGAAGTGGTCGCTGCGGCCGGAGTTGCTGTACATCCGCGACCAGAGCAACTCGGTGACGTTCAACTACAGCTCCACCGAGGCGTGGATCAACGTTCGAAGGGCGTTCTGA
- a CDS encoding basic amino acid/polyamine antiporter, protein MASSEQKMSRAQLTAMVVGGMVGAGIFSLPRTFAGATGPLGAVIAWLIAGTGMYMLARVFQSLAERKPDLDAGVFAYAKEGFGDYPGFLSAFGYWMGSCIGNVSYWVLIKSTLGAFFPIFGEGNTVVAIVVASIGIWAFHFMILKGVQQAAAINKIVTIAKVIPILVFIVIVAFAFKADLFRFNLYGGDLTGSIMQQVNATMLVTVFVFLGIEGASVYSRYARERNDVGFATISGFFMVTTMMVLVTLLPYAVLHRAEIAGMRQPSMATVLEAVVGHWGAVFVSIGLLISVLGAYLAWSLICAEVMFTAARTKDMPKVFATENANKVPSVALWATNIVVQLLVITTYWSRDAFALMLNLTSAMALIPFLFVAAYGLMLVRRRETYDTIRPQEHTRDLIIAAIATAYTIFLLYAGGVKFIVLSAVLYAPGTALYIWARREQGLPVFTRVWDWVVFILAVVGAVIGIYWLATGYVDV, encoded by the coding sequence ATGGCTAGCAGCGAACAGAAGATGTCGCGCGCCCAGCTGACCGCAATGGTCGTGGGCGGAATGGTAGGCGCCGGAATCTTCTCGCTGCCACGAACCTTCGCCGGAGCGACAGGGCCGCTGGGCGCCGTGATCGCATGGCTCATCGCCGGCACCGGCATGTACATGCTCGCGCGTGTGTTCCAGTCGCTGGCCGAGCGCAAGCCCGACCTTGATGCCGGTGTATTCGCCTATGCAAAGGAAGGCTTCGGCGATTACCCGGGCTTCCTGTCCGCATTCGGCTACTGGATGGGCAGCTGCATCGGCAACGTGTCGTACTGGGTGCTGATCAAGTCGACACTGGGCGCGTTCTTCCCCATCTTCGGCGAGGGAAACACCGTTGTCGCCATCGTCGTGGCGTCCATCGGCATCTGGGCGTTCCACTTCATGATCCTCAAGGGCGTGCAGCAGGCCGCCGCGATCAACAAGATCGTGACCATCGCCAAGGTGATTCCGATCCTTGTGTTCATCGTGATCGTGGCCTTCGCCTTCAAGGCCGATCTGTTCCGCTTCAACCTCTATGGCGGCGACCTGACCGGCAGCATCATGCAGCAGGTCAACGCGACCATGCTGGTGACCGTGTTCGTCTTCCTCGGCATCGAGGGTGCCAGCGTGTACTCCCGTTATGCGCGGGAACGCAACGACGTCGGCTTCGCCACCATCAGCGGCTTCTTCATGGTCACCACCATGATGGTACTGGTGACATTGCTGCCGTACGCCGTCCTGCATCGAGCGGAGATCGCGGGAATGCGCCAGCCTTCGATGGCGACCGTGCTCGAAGCGGTCGTGGGCCATTGGGGCGCGGTGTTCGTCAGCATCGGCCTGCTGATCTCGGTGCTGGGTGCCTACCTGGCCTGGTCGCTGATCTGCGCGGAGGTGATGTTCACCGCGGCGCGGACCAAGGACATGCCCAAGGTGTTCGCCACCGAAAACGCCAACAAGGTTCCCTCGGTCGCCCTGTGGGCGACGAACATCGTAGTGCAGCTGCTGGTCATCACCACGTACTGGTCGCGCGACGCCTTCGCTCTCATGCTGAACCTGACCAGCGCGATGGCGTTGATCCCGTTCCTGTTCGTCGCCGCGTACGGGCTGATGCTGGTACGCCGCCGCGAAACCTACGACACGATACGGCCGCAGGAGCACACCCGCGACCTGATCATCGCCGCGATCGCAACCGCCTACACCATCTTCCTGCTGTACGCCGGCGGGGTGAAGTTCATCGTGCTCTCCGCCGTGCTCTACGCGCCGGGGACGGCGCTGTACATCTGGGCGCGCCGTGAGCAGGGATTGCCGGTTTTCACGCGGGTATGGGACTGGGTCGTCTTCATCCTCGCGGTCGTCGGCGCCGTCATCGGCATCTACTGGCTGGCAACGGGCTACGTGGACGTCTGA